In Nicotiana tabacum cultivar K326 chromosome 11, ASM71507v2, whole genome shotgun sequence, a single window of DNA contains:
- the LOC107785735 gene encoding uncharacterized protein LOC107785735 — protein MADRYLAIFFVSLSCLYRSFDASAGDVDPLYRACISQCEKTGCVGETCFTHCEYSVDGSSSDNQKEPLYRQLTQRDCPNDCKYHCMLQREKERAALGFGPVKYHGKWPFKRVFGLQEPVSVAFSALNLAMHIQGWLSFFKLRSKTTNKRISYDYAGLWNIYALLSVNSWFWSVVSHSRDVELTEKLDYSSAVALLGFSLIISILRCFSIKDEATRVLMSAPLLAFTTTHILYLNNYQMDYGWNIKVCVTMGVAQLLIWAIWAGISHHPSKWKIWTVVLGGGFGMLLEIYDFPPYAGIIDAHSLWHATTVPLAYIWWSFIQDDAKYQTINPRMIREQFGAKRERFEAKTNKIGKGSSWAPQAVPGATCDAENSRLKNWGAMEGAWRRAGHR, from the exons ATGGCAGATCGTTACCTCGCCATTTTCTTCGTATCTCTTTCTTGTCTTTATCGATCATTTGATGCGAGTGCTGGAGATGTTGATCCATTATACAG GGCATGTATTTCGCAATGTGAAAAAACTGGATGTGTTGGTGAAACATGCTTCACACATTGTGAATACTCTGTAGATGGTTCTTCCTCTGATAATCAGAAAGAGCCACTATACCGGCAATTGACACAAAGGGATTGCCCAAATGACTGCAAGTACCACTGCATGCTTCAAAGAGAAAAAGAACGAGCTGCACTCGGATTTGGTCCTGTGAAATATCATGGTAAATGGCCATTTAAACGAGTGTTCGGACTTCAG GAGCCTGTTTCTGTTGCTTTCTCTGCACTTAACCTTGCAATGCATATCCAAGGATGGCTGTCCTTTTTCAAGCTACGATCAAAGACGACAAATAAAAGGATATCCTATGATTATGCTGGTCTGTGGAACATATACGCCCTCTTGTCTGTGAATTCATGGTTCTGGAGTGTTGTCTCCCACAGTCG AGATGTGGAATTGACAGAAAAACTAGATTACTCATCTGCAGTGGCATTACTTGGATTTTCGCTTATAATATCGATACTAAGATGTTTCAGTATAAAGGATGAGGCTACGAGAGTATTGATGTCTGCTCCACTGCTTGCCTTTACAACCACCCATATTTTGTACCTGAACAACTATCAAATGGACTATG GATGGAACATAAAAGTTTGTGTTACAATGGGTGTTGCTCAGCTTCTGATTTGGGCAATATGGGCTGGAATTAGTCATCATCCATCCAAATGGAAAATATGGACAGTGGTTTTAGGGGGTGGATTTGGTATGCTTTTAGAAATTTATGACTTTCCTCCATATGCAGGAATAATAGATGCACATTCTCTTTGGCATGCTACAACAGTTCCTCTGGCTTATATTTGGTGGAGTTTTATCCAAGATGATGCAAAGTACCAAACAATTAACCCTA GAATGATTCGGGAGCAATTTGGGGCAAAACGTGAAAGATTTGAAGCTAAAACGAACAAAATCGGGAAAGGAAGCAGTTGGGCGCCACAGGCAGTGCCTGGCGCCACCTGTGACGCTGAAAACAGTAGGCTCAAAAATTGGGGCGCTATGGAGGGCGCCTGGCGCCGGGCTGGGCATCGGTGA